The Puntigrus tetrazona isolate hp1 chromosome 3, ASM1883169v1, whole genome shotgun sequence nucleotide sequence TGTCTCTTATCATCACTCAAACCTCACAGGCAGGGAAGGAATAGGGAGAGGGAAAGATCGGGGGCAGAGATGTGGGAAATGTGAATGAGAGGACGTCAAGAGAGAGTATCACATACCGGATCGGCCAATAAGAAATCAACCATTGTGCAATTGCGGCCCACAAGAATCGCATATACATGCCTCAGATCTGCCTCTGCTCAAATTACATTGCGAGAAGTTAAGATTTTGAATGAGCAGTTAATCTAAACATGTTAATTATGTCCTCATTTTGTTGTTCTATAACGACAGCCTCGtgcacccattcactttcactATAGGGAAAAACATAGAGATgtaaaggtgagtaaatgtttttgttttgtttgtttatatatatatatatatatatatatatatatatatatatatatatatatatatatatatatatatatatatatatataatccattGAAGTACCTGAAAACGGCATATGCAGAGGATGAGGATGTGGGACAGTGAAAAAAAGACACTGTTAGGGGCCTAACATAAGCAAATGCGAGAAACAGGATGTGGAAACCAGACAGTCAATGCTCCAGAGACACAGTAAAATACCTACTGACTTGgttggtattaaaaaaaaaaggcattatgAAAAGTGGATGATTCAGCAGCAGCCAGCCCACTCAGTGATGCAAACGACTCGAACAGAAGCCCTCTTTCACACTATCCAAAGCAAGTACTCGTTTCATCAGACTCTTCCCACAGTCTCTGACTCATCTTTCTTGgctctttattttattcctcTTGTCTTTTACAAGCTAGAGCATTCAACAAATAATTCCTTCCTCCATTTGCTGGTTAACAGAGTTCCCATCCTTGTCAAACGACGCCAGACTGAAGCAAAACCTGACTTTGTTTTGTCACAAaaggattaaattaaatgaattaaatgcacGAAAGCAAATATATTCAACATAACTTTTTAATGCACCTATTTTTCAGTTATCGCACTTATACTCATTactaaaaaatgaattatataacattttatctcATTTAACATTTGATCAATCATCTAACTGTTACTAATGtaataaagataaattaaaaacacaataaataaaaatatgaatttaattttaatatagtttgtttttttttggtccaaaacaacactgggCCTCACTGGTACTTATATAAATGTGCCGTAGCAAGAAAAGCCAtacagattttcaaaaacactatggaaagctttcatttttgtaaactataccttttaaaaaaatctcttggATCAAAGGCCCCCTCAAGTAAACAGTCCGTGTGAGGAGAGTTTAAACACGTGGACAGCACTTAGTGTCAGATTGCTGTACTGATGTTCGAGCGCAGGgacattatttacatatctaTGCTAGCAGCACTGGAGAGTGTAAGTGAAAGGTGACAGCTGCAGCAGAGGAGGCGGAGCAACGAGGTCACTGGGGTTAGGGAGTGTCTAACAGAATTGGAACGGAATTTACAGCAAGTATGCGGCCATGTGGCAATTGACACTCGGCGAATAGATCAGAGAACAATGCCGCTGTCGCTAGTTTTCACAGAGatggaaaaacaacaaattgaCTTATTGGAAGAGAAATGCGGAACAGCTGAAACTGACATTTGGAGCTAAAGAATTAGTTCAGAAACAAATGGGCTGAGTCATCATAGGAATGGTATTGATGGTATTTGTTGCAGATCGCAGTTTGAATGCGTGTCTCGTAGATCCAATCATTCAGCTGTGCTGTTACACGTGATCAACATTTGTGAAGCAGAGCACTTAATCTTGAAGGACAggttattgtcattatttacttatactataaaaatacattttgaatgtgCTTTATGagaatatattattttcaggTTTCAGGTTTCAAAATCTAGAATTAGAATTAGTGTTCAGTGTACCCTCATGTTGTGTCTAACCTgtatggatttttattttattttattttattttttaacacacaagtgctttgaattttttatttttttcggcCCATACAGGCAAAAATCTTTGGGATCTAGTCTTTTCTTCTACTTCATAGACAGATTAGCAATTGTTTAGCAATTAAATTTAAGATAGCTTTTTTATAagttccaaaaaaatatataaatccataaaaataatgaaaaaaaaaaaaataaaaggtgtgtaaatgacaattttaatcTTCGACATCCCTTTGATAAAACTCACATTGCTGTACAGGATTTAAAATCTGACCGTAGcatgttttcttaaatatcctttattaaatgaaagaaatgaaagagtCATAAAATCTGcgattttatattacataaaaaagtagATTCATTGCACAATGCTGTATGTTTGATTTACACTTCTGTGCTCATCCGAGTCTATTAGCAACCTTATACCAGAAAGCCTTGTTTATAAGGTTACACTGACATAATGTGAACCACAGAAAAGAACCAAATTATTCCAGTCTAGAAACAACGAAAAGCAAGCAGGGCTGTAAACTTTGAAACCAGGGCAAAAGTAacaatatttaagaaaagaCCCTGACTACCACCATACAAAGCCACACGTCCAATATTAATTAGTCATTCTTTAGAAGGGAACATGCGAACAGTCTATATTGATGCCACTCTATTAGGGATTTGAGCATATTTGGTTGAGGATGAAGCAGAAAACACCGAGTACGTATGAGGAGTATATACTGTTAATTACTGTTGCTCTGGTCTGGTTATGTTATGCTGAGATAAGAAGATGAGAACAGGGTAAGTCAATAGGctgtgtgtgcactgtgcaGTTCAAAGGCAGGTTCTTTAACAGGTAGAAGTGTGTACGTGTTTTTGTGTTAGGAGTTGTGCTGCGGCAGATTCTGTGGTGGCTCGGCTGGAAGGTTATTTTGAACATCTCCATTCTGATCGACTGGGACTTTCGCTACTGGAAAACACGAAACGGGCAACGTTTATGTTGAAAAACCTCACCATCGTAGCAATGCAGTCcattacttaaattaaaatgataacaagTAGACAACGGAGACTATTCGTTTAAAATTTTTCACCTTGACTGTCTTCGTTTGCTAGTTTCTGCATCTCTTGTTGAAACTGGAGCTCGCCATTAGGACCCGAGGGAGGCTGTCTATTCTCTGCCTGTTGCTCCTTTTGTTTTTGCGACATCTCCATTACCGCCTGATTAGAAGTAAAACAAGCTGTCAGTTCTCTGGCGTTGAAATAATGCATCAAATATTGCTATAATATGCAGTGCTGatgttgtaaattaaaataatttgttttactaTGGGCTTAACAGTAAATTAAAACACTgacttcatataaaatataatataaactaatatcaagtgttaaatgtgtaatttaataaaagggTGATTTGTATTTTGCAcacatactttttaaaactcttatttttagtgctttttaattaatcagTCTTTTACCTGCTGATATTCTCGTTTCTGGGCTTCTAGGGCTTTGCTCCTCTCTTTGAGAAGTTCCTGCTCCTGTCTTAATTTCTCTGCCCTTCTGCCAAGCTCCACCTCCCTATCCCGAAGTTCTGCCTCAAAGCGCTGCAGCTCCTCTTCAGTGTACACTGGCTTTGTGTCGTCCAGTGTCTTGAAGTATAGAAAGATAAAGAGTTGGGACAAAACACTGCCATGTAAAGACAGTATGTTAAAAAGTCAAACATGCATCAAAATCAGGCTCTAACCTCCCATTCCTTTGGGTTGTTAAACTCTTTTTTCTCCGTAGATTTCAGGAACTCTTCCAGGCTGACCAGTCTATCGCGATTGAGATCGACCTGCAGGAAGCAGCGAGGGACAACTATTTGGAACTGCACGGTTTAAAGGTGATTAAAAACGAAttgaagcaacaaaaaaaaaaaatgcagtgaaaatcAGAGAAAAGAATGGCTATTTCTTCATCTTATGCATCCTGAAGGAACAGAACAGATGGAGTCACTGCTGCTCCACACATTGTGAAAGTGTTAAAAAGCTGAAGGAGAAAGACagataaagggaaaaaaaaaaaaaaaaagagaacaaaagcGTTTACATACTcctacaaaaacaataacaacaaaaaaaacttaataatttcacataaacagcatttacattttgcatgaCATGTTCTCGCATCCTCAGcctctcctcctccatctcCATCATGTCATCCTCTTCATTCTTGGGATCATACACCTTCTCCAGCTGTAagacggtaaaaaaaaaaagaatagatcATCAGGTGCTCGTTTTCTACGTGTCAAGAACGGCTTTTATGAGCTTCCCATGGGTTCCCATGTTAATGATGTTTTGCTCAGGACAGCCACTAGAGCCCACTAGAGTCATAAGCTGACTCAGTCACAGCTTAAAGAGGCCTCCATCACTGTCAACAACAGATTGCCATGATTCACCCAACCTCAAAGATGAAACATTACCTCTTTTGTGAAAAGGGCCTCCAGCTCTTGCTCATCCAACACACCGTCACCATTCGTGTCTAAATGAGAAAACACAGTTCAGTTCATTTTGCCCGTGGAAGGATTGCATATGGactacttaaaagaaaaaaaaaaaaacaccactcaCCGTGGAGCTTAAAGAAAGTCTTGGGATTGAACTCCTGTGGATCCAGCCCATCCGTCTCTTTCCAGACCTCCCGTAACTGATCCACGCTACCctgaaaagaaagtttaaaaaaaagttttactcaGGATCTTTCAAGCCATACATCTCCTGTTTCTTCACTCCCTCACCGGAGAGTTAACTTTAGGGTGTTGCCGATGCTTTTCTTTCAGCTCCTCGATTCTCctctcctccttctctctcttctcctggTCCAGACTCTTCAGGTACTCCCTCCTCTCATGCTCTTTCAGCATCTCATAGCGTTTGAACTCCTCATGACGCTCTGCATCATAATTCTCAAGATCTTTAGTGGCCTATCAaataagcaaacacacacacacacaaaaatttatGTATGACTTCActtaaaatgatgtatttgtgttttttggtaAAATAGTGGAATGTTTAGTTGTGGTGAACGTGTCTTATCTGTGCACTTATTTTGAGTAGTAAAAACTAATAagagaaataaactgaaaataattagtattttataatatgacaGAAatggaaacacaaaaacacaatacaataaTCTTATAGAATCAGAttaacgcaaaaaaaaaaaaaaaacaagaaaagaagaaaattcgGGATTTTATTTACTAGCATTTAATAGGTTAAATGTAGTTTCTGAAGAAGTCTAAACTGAATGCTGGTCAGTCTATGCTGATGATTTCTTTTGCCATTTCACATGACAGCATGTTAGGAACGGGTGTTACCGTTACAATAAGCAGCTCCAGGTCTTTGGCTTCAAATGTGTTCTGATTATGAGGGTCCAGATGTTCAAACTGCTTCAACAAGGACACGTGATCCATCTGAACACCTGCAACAAGCACTCCCGTGAATGTCGCGCAAACAGATTTTCTTGCTCATCAGTGTGACCCGAGTAATACACGAACACACTCACTCTGCGTGTTGGTGCTGTCCAGTTTAGCCTTCAGCAACATCCGGAGGCGAGAGACCTCTTGCCTCTTCAGCTCATCCAGTCGCGTTCTCACATGGTGGCCCACCAAATCCAACTCCTTACTGAGGCGTCCATTCTGAAACACAGTAGCTTTCATGAACATTGGGATTTTTCTAAAATCATGAACTAGGCAAACCAACACCAATAGAATCACAACATTACAAAGTTTGAAGCAAACAACATGACAATCTATTTACTTAAagaaacactccacttttttcgGAAGTGggttcattctccaactccccaaGAGTTAATAAgctgagttttaccatttttgaatccattcagttaATCTttgggtctggcgatagcacttttagcatagatcattgtatccaattagaccagtagcataaAACAATGACCAAagagtaaaataatgaaaaaatacagtttaaataaaaaaaacagcagcaaaaaatgtggaacaaataaatgaaacaaatgtttttacttcCATTATCACTTAGATTGATGGCAGAACTCATCAGgcttttcaaaatacaaaatattttaacaagtgcttttgcatttagttttgaaaCTCTTCCGTCATCGTCTCGTCTTTTTCACCTCACTCTTCTCGTTAGTAATCGAGAAGCCACATTCAATTTCAACTGTAGTGTCTGTTCTCTCAcctaacaaaattattttaattacaaaaaaaacaaataaatcaaaacgaCATAGGGGCAGTGTCAAGGTGGGCAAGTGACGTAACCGGTGTTGTGGCTTAACACCGGTATCACTGCCATGCTACAGCAGCAGACTTttgagtatagttcctaatcatattggccttaagtttttattttctgtcgGTCTGAGTACATGATATagctacagaagagtcaagttttagataggaaaaatatagaaacactttggtcatttttgaacgtgaCGCTACCGGTCttatcagattcaatgatctatgctaagctactctaaaagtgctattgccgGACACTATAATAGACTACTGAAGTATACTAACATACGGTATAAGTAtaagaataatttatatatatatatatatatatatatatatatatatatatatatatatatatatatatatatatatatatatatatatatatacacacacatatatatatatatatatatatataatatatatataaaatatacaaattgaaatgaataaactatGTGACCaactaaattacaaataaagctGGAATCACCCTTGCTTGTGACTACATAGCATAGGTTATAACTATAATCTCTGAGCTCctgttagttttgttttaaaggatACTTataccttatttttattttttttttaaaaagagagagaaatgggatCATTCTTTTGTTTGTAGCCCTACTGTTTTTGTGCTTTACCTTGATATCGTCAGTGTTGGCAGTCTGGAGTTTTTCTCTAAAGTGAGGGTCAGTTTCCAGCACCTCAATCACCTCTCTGAGGTAACGGTCATAGTACAGACCAGTATCCTGAGATATGCGCATTCAGCCAAAACAAGAGAGCATGAGATTACTGAACAAATGATTCATGAACATGGCATGATCTAGTCTATGAGCTTGTCTTACCACATTCTCCTCTGCTCTCTCCTCCTGGGGAGGGTCTTGGTTGCGATCTATTGGCACTGTCCACACCACAAGACACAGGGACAAAAGCACCAGCCCCTTCAAACCTCCTGTCATCCTTGGACACCTTCGGATACAAAGATTAGACAACCTTTACCTCTACCCTTTAGCGAGAGAGCGGTCTTTTTAAGCATACAGGTTTATTTATAGGTGTATTTATGTCCCATTAAGTACACATCGGTGATCATGACAAGAGAGAGCAGCCGAAGAAAGGAAGTCAGTGAAACAGTTCGCGAAAACACACTTTTGCGTTACATGTTTCACAACAGATGAACTTCACGAGAAAACAGTCACATACATTCGTCGTCTGTAGTGCCGTTTGGTCTGAATCGCTTCAATCTAAATCAGATAAACAGCGTGTTTTCTTACCACAGGGTCAGATCCTGTTCGAGCGGTGAGTGAAACCTGTGACTACAAAATTACTCAGCGTTGCTGCCGCAAAAAAACAAGCGCGGCTATTAATTATGACGCAATCCAAATGCGACTCTTTTCGCAAAAACGTTTGttagaataataaatgtatatatatatatatatatatatatatatatatatatatatatatatatatatatgtgtgtgtgtgtgtgtgtgtgtatatatatatatatatatatatatatatatatatatatatatatatatatatatatatatatatatatatatatatatatatatatatatatacatatatatatatatatataaatatatgtatatatatatatatatatatatatatatatatatatatatatatatatatatatatatatatatatatatatatatatatacacatacatttattattctaaCAAACGTttttatgagagagagagagagagagagagagagagagagagagagagagagagagagagagagagagagaggttaaaGTAATGAAACTGCccctaaaaaaaacaacgttATTTGTATCcaagaaatgtagcatttaatatatatatatatatatatatatatatatatatatatatatatatatatatatatatatatatatatatatatatatatatatatatatatatatatatatatatatttatttattttttttttttttttttttagcattcttaTTATTTACAGGAATAGCGCATGGACCAAGACAAATGAATTTAGTTGCACAATATTTTTCTTgcttgctttatattttaattgtgttaGATGAACTTGTGTTGGAgtcctaactttttttttttttttttttttttaaatctttcttaCTTTCTATCTTTCGTCATACATTGTTACATATAAATGGACTTACATTTACTTACATAAATGGACTTACAAAGAGACGCACATTGTTGGCAAACAtagaaactttattttttattacttcgAAAAATAGATATTCATTTTATCCAACACTATGATTACAAACAGGCTGAAACACtggcaaacaaaataaattaaatataaaaatgtgcacacaataaataatgtgataatataaaaagtagaaATGTAATACATAAAGTGAAAAGGATAAACCTGAAATGCATAAGTCATTGCAATTACAGTTATGGCGACATAAGTTAATAAATATGGCACGAGTAAATCGTAATCcctcaaacaaataaataaaaatgattataaattagAACACTTCAGAAGTTACATAAGACGAAACATAAATGTCACATTGCGTTTAAATCAGTTAtactgatgaataaaaagtgagTCGCAGAATAAATATCACTCATAAATCACCACTGTATTAAAAGTCTATTTCTCTTAGGTCTGTGGGTGTGCTGGCTCTTTCCTCTTCAATGTCACCATCTTTCTCTTCGTGTGCTCCATTTCTCAGTCTCTCCCTGAGGGCTCCCTCTATCAGCTCAGTGCAGCACTGCAGCACCGCCTGTCGATACAAACAGAAATCAGAACAACAGTAATGCTCTTTCAACACTTTAAGTTGTCTTTGTTACACAGGTTACATGTAGGCTACTTACAATTATAACAAGAACTAACTGTAACCCTAAAAagcaaccctaaccctaaaccttaaCCTAACCGTATAGTAAGCGCATGCAATTAATGAATGCTACTCAGTATGAATAATTACCctgtaacaaagacaccttaaaataaagtgtaaccaaaatgatgatgattattatgtTATCTCTCTCATAGTCGATCGGGCAGTCATCTTGGCTCACCACATCAGTCTGACAGAGCGTGGCCAGGGCAGAGGTCATGACACTCAGCTCTCCCGCACTCTTGGCCCGTAAACCCCGCAGGGCAGAGTTCAGAGCCGCCGCGGCCACCAGTGATGGCGGACTTCCCAGAAAGCGCGAGTCACACACGCACATGGCAACGAGTGTATCGCTGTGGCGCCGCAGCGTCGAGAGAAAGTCTCCCGTGTGAGCGTCCCCGTCCCTGAGCTCCCCGAGAGTGCGCAGGAAGTGCGGGATGAAGTCCTGAGGAGTCACTGCTGCCACGTCCCACCGCAGAGTCGCCAGCACGACTCGCTCCATTTCCTGTCGGGGGCgaacatgatatatatataaaacatatagaaatgtcatttttagtaCACTTAATTTCATTTATCGTGGAAAAAGtcttaaatgatttatttgaacGTTGCAGACTTTTTGACTGCACTGTTCTTAACATCGAGCCTTTGATGAGTTTCTATAGATTTTGTTTCAACGCTCACCCGCAGGTTTGATGAGAGAAAGTCGTACTCCGCTGCCGCACAGAGCGTATCTGCACTGACTGTGTCACTTTCTGTCAGTTTTGAGGCCACCAGAACGCAGGCGGCTGCCAGGCAGGATGGAGAGACAGGCAGGGATAGAGAGGCCGACAGATATCGATCCAACAGCGAGACAGCCAGAGGAAATACAGACTCGTCACAGTCGCATTCAGTGCACACCTATGAAAACACAGAAGAGGAAGGTTTCAGAAACTCTCATATGGTCAAAGCAAATGTATAACTGAACTGTAGAACTCATTTagttatttgattcattttgatCTAAATCCCTCAAATAATGTGctattaaaaggatagttcactccaaaatgtAAAACTCTGATTAATTACACATGacttatacattatacattctTTAACAGATTTTCTTTTGGCTTTTTGGCCATGTGATGAAAGTCAGTAGGTCCAATGTTGTCTTGAAGCcctttgaattttttaaatgtatgtacaaaaacatttgaaacatctttttttttaatcataaacttTTTTTCGTTAGGGTAATAAATAcagttgttattgttgttgtacaTTTAGAACTAGACtttcacatttaatattatttttattttttccactgCTTTATGCTACTTTTGTGCCATGTTATTAATCAGCTGTTATATAAAGGCATGTGGGTTTAAAACTTTCAGTTGTCCGCATGCTAGAAACTagtctgtttttacatttttgtatttttggagCCAAcctatatttattacaaatgtatttttaaaccactATGTAGTTCACTTTGCCAGCTTCTCTGAGTGTTATGTTCTATCAGTgttatactgttttattttaagatgatttatttaaataattattttccgATTTAAGTAGTTTAAGATTTCAAGccctacactgaaaaaaattgtataatttagttttcttaGAAAATGCcagtaaatttcacaaacaggtaaaacactgaatcagtataattatttttgtttgtttttgtaaagcacATCATCTTAGTTTTACAACTTTTGGTAATGACTTCAAACATATACCCTACTTGTGAAAAGTCcttgaaatgcaaatattgtaAACATTCATGCTTGCAAGTCTAGCGCTGGATTTTGGTTACTAGCAAGCAAATCTACCTCCATGGTCCACTTGGCCAGTTCCTCTCTGCGCTGCGGGTCTCTCTGGATGAGAGAGATGTAGAGAGGAGAGGGCAGGTATCTCTCCTCTGACTGAAGAAGTCTCTTGATGACTCTCAGTCCGGAGGCGCTGGGGTCCCATGGGGCTCGGACCGAAGACTGAGTCCTGTCCTGGCCCTCTTCCTCCTCACaccacagagacacagacatcACTCCTGCCAGCAGTTGTGATCCAATACCGAAGCTGTCCCAAGTGCGTCTCAAAAGTCCTGGTCCCGAGCAGGAGAGTTAGTGCAAAAGTCCTAGCCCTTTTGAAAGTGCCTGTGTTTAAATGTGCGTGCGTCTGTTTCTTGAGTTGCTCTCAGCCGCCTTCTCTCTTCGGTCTGCTTAAATATCCTCTGGGTGAATGGGTGACTGCTCATGAAAAAAGTGAGAAAGTGAAGAATAAAAGAGGGGTGTGTAAAATGAGCggagtaaaaacaataaagcagcACAATGCTGGCTGAGCAACAATGGCATCAACAggtggagagagggagagagagagagagagagagagagggaggagagaggagcGCAGACAAGAGAGGGAGTCGCCCGAGGGACACAGCAACAGCTTGTCACCGTCACCGAGccaagaaaagagagagaggtcatCACCACGCTGTGACAATGGGAATGAATAACAATAAGACATGGATGTTTGTTGACAGTGAAGGGTATCAGATAAAGGTGCTGCGTTTACATGTACAcgtctatatattatataaagatttaaaacTGCATATGAAGTCATTTGTAGACTTTGATGTATTTGGCTCTAGAAAAGTCCTGCTAGAGGTCACGGTTTtaatgcattctcaaggcacaTTGCACAAATATGGCCTTATAACTTTAGCATTACGGGTCACGCCAATGTCATTTTGGCTATTACATaacacaaaaattacaattctgtcttcatttactcaccctcgagtagttccaaacctgtatgaatttctttgtgcgaacaaaaaggaaaatgtttcgAAGAAGGTTTGTgcccaggctgttttgggtcaccattggcctctatagtaggaaaaaaaaattactatggaagtaaatggtgacccaaaactgcCTGGTTGTGCAGAActaagaaattcatacaggtttggaactacttgaggggtAAGTGAATgttgacagaattgtcatttatgtgtgaactattccttgaaTTGATGAACTGGTATTCATATTAATGATTAACTCAAAGCAGAACCTTTTAACCCTGTTACTAGTGTTATACGATAatcaaagaaatatttatatttatgtaaaacacaaatgattcattgtttattataaatcttttaagtgtctatttaatttattatattaccttatattagttatattataCATTGTAACAGGGATAAAATCACAAATCACACCAAGGGAATAGAActcatataatattaatacaataagaTGAAGATTTTCTAAGCAGCTGACCTTTTGAGACAGGGATTCCAAAACGTTTTGTTAGGCATGTTTTGTGAccttaaataattaattgaacTACCCTCtaagattttcatttaatattttaagaacttAACACCACACGCACATGTCG carries:
- the nucb1 gene encoding nucleobindin-1, producing MTGGLKGLVLLSLCLVVWTVPIDRNQDPPQEERAEENVDTGLYYDRYLREVIEVLETDPHFREKLQTANTDDIKNGRLSKELDLVGHHVRTRLDELKRQEVSRLRMLLKAKLDSTNTQSVQMDHVSLLKQFEHLDPHNQNTFEAKDLELLIVTATKDLENYDAERHEEFKRYEMLKEHERREYLKSLDQEKREKEERRIEELKEKHRQHPKVNSPGSVDQLREVWKETDGLDPQEFNPKTFFKLHDTNGDGVLDEQELEALFTKELEKVYDPKNEEDDMMEMEEERLRMREHVMQNVDLNRDRLVSLEEFLKSTEKKEFNNPKEWETLDDTKPVYTEEELQRFEAELRDREVELGRRAEKLRQEQELLKERSKALEAQKREYQQAVMEMSQKQKEQQAENRQPPSGPNGELQFQQEMQKLANEDSQVAKVPVDQNGDVQNNLPAEPPQNLPQHNS
- the ccndx gene encoding cyclin Dx, with translation MSVSLWCEEEEGQDRTQSSVRAPWDPSASGLRVIKRLLQSEERYLPSPLYISLIQRDPQRREELAKWTMEVCTECDCDESVFPLAVSLLDRYLSASLSLPVSPSCLAAACVLVASKLTESDTVSADTLCAAAEYDFLSSNLREMERVVLATLRWDVAAVTPQDFIPHFLRTLGELRDGDAHTGDFLSTLRRHSDTLVAMCVCDSRFLGSPPSLVAAAALNSALRGLRAKSAGELSVMTSALATLCQTDVAVLQCCTELIEGALRERLRNGAHEEKDGDIEEERASTPTDLREIDF